Below is a window of Arabidopsis thaliana chromosome 2, partial sequence DNA.
ATTAGATCCCCAACAGAGTTCCTCTATGTATTCCTTTATCTCTCTCGCATTTTTCTCAACCGAGGACtgatatataaacatttcTCCATATATTAGTATGCTATACACCAAATGTAACTGTACTAAGTTGAGTTAGTTATGATTACCTCGCTGTGAATCTTCGCAATATGACACGCCAAACCCATCTTTGAGAATTTCGTTTTCGTATCCACAAAATATAGAGGTCCATGATTGCTGAAAAGacctaaaaaaaattcaactaaTTTTGAGAGTCCTAATATACAGTAATGTAGTTTAAGTGGCTGGCAGCAAAGAATAAGAATTGCTACCTGGAACCAATAAGTACACCACTGTATTTGGAAGCCTGTGTACACCATGCCTGGATATAAAAACCAGATCAACGCAGCCATTTAGTAAAAAACAGGATGTTAAACAGCATATTGAAAAGGCCACAAAGCACACAAAACATGCAACTACAACCAATTCATACCCGATGTCTTCCAGAATTTTATTGAACCTATCAGTTCCATCTTCAACAGGAGGCATCTCCGGGGCACGCTGTAACCATCCTATGTCATCTGCCGAGCCACGAACAGTCCTCCGTGCCCGCTCAATGAGCCTGATTGAATTAAAATAGATCAATCACCCAAATGCTGAAAACTTGACAAGAAGTAGTAGTGTATAGAGATTATTGTATTGCTTCAGTTTCACATATTCATAGTATTAAGATTTTACATATCTACTAGTATGGGGAATTTGTATCTGTAATACAAAGTACACGTACCCTTGGAACATTGAAATTCCATTTAAATTTAACCGATTCGAAGTCACTATTGCATTTGTTGCCTGTGGCAGAATCTCTGTAGATTCCCTCGACGGGCTGTTGGCATCAGATGTAGATGCCTCTGAAGAAGTTGAAAACCTTTCACCAGGCGAAATGCATACACTCACTGGGGAATTCCCGTCAACTCCGGAAGTTGATCGTAACAACTCATGGGGGTGGGAAATAGTATCCTTGCCACCATATTCTACTGAAGAAAGCATTGAAAGAACAGATGCTAAGCAAAGCCTGAATTATGTTACGGTGACGATAAGATCCTAACACCATAAATATCTGCTAAGCATATTTTCCATAAGTAAAGCCTAGCATATGAACGTGGAATTGCATACTGAGTACGACATCAACAGATAGAAAGAAAGGGTACCTGAATAGTCAGAAAAACAGCTCCCTAAGTAAGACGTTGCTTGAGTTATATAAGAAGCAGCTTCATTAAGAGCTGGTAAAGAATTAAACACTTGTGGTGCAACCGCATTGTCCCCATTACCACCGCCCTGGCCATGGAAAAATTACTGATATTAGAATGGTAGTCTCAATGCATAAAGAACCAAAAATTACGAATATCCTCTTTAACCCCATTTTAATCAACTTATATGTTTCCGTTGATATAGAAACCAAGAGAACGTTAAGTTGACTCCAAACAGAATTCCATTAAGATGAGAGCATAAAGCAAGTATAGTTTCTGAAAGTATTATCTAAAAAGTGAGAAAAGGAAGCCACAATACTTACAACAAGAGGCGTGACAGATTCTCCGTCTCTGGATTGACCAGCTTCTCCCATTTTGATCAATTTCtaacaacataaacaaacacacaatcaaatataaaatccTTCATATATTCATGCCAATGAACAACAAGTAAAGAAGAATTACAAAGACTAAGCCTATGAAATGATAGCTTTTCCAAATagcaatttcaaaattttaagcTTCCATGTTTCTTCTAAAAATTTCGGAAAGCACCGATTTTAAACTGATTAACGAAGGTTGCTTAACATGTCAAAATACCAAATccataaaaaatagaaaagaagacgtgaaaaaaagaaatccaGCGGGAAGAGTCTCGAATCCGGTTAATGAAACGGCAAACAACATTAGGAATTGATAACATGCAAGTGAAAACACAGACGCTCTCAATTTTTGCATTGATGAcaaataaacaacaaagttGATGACCGGATCCAAAAATCGGCAACAAGTTTGGGAAGAACggattgaggaagaagaatcaacTAATCAGAATTCGGGAAACGTAGAAAAGGTACCTGGAGCTTTAGGAATGTGGGATCAAAACGAAACATAGACACAAGGAGACAGTTTCTTCAACGATTCGGATCATATTGTCCTAAGCCGCGGGGAAAAGAAACCTCgtgaagaaaatagaaacGCGATTTCAATTTTGACGACCAACGTGGAACCAGAGGCACTAGAGACGCAACACGTGTAAATTGGCTCAGTGATCAAGATTGAATTATAAGATTAGgctattatttaattatacatTAATATGGGCCACTACTGGGCCCAATTACAAGTCTTCCTTCTACATACAAACGACACCGTTACATGtacaaccaaaagcaaattATATTACAGCGTCAAAAAGACTATCCCATTGTGTGATTCAGGGAGATCGACGATAATAGTACCTAcaagaaagcaacaaaaatGAGTTTGCTTTGGattattcaaaagaaagaagacggGCGACACATATAAACTTACACGAATATTTTGACGGTGAAGATGGAGGAGTATTTTCGAAGAAGACGCTCAACAGTGTACCATTGAGATCGGTCTGATCCGTCTTGGTAACCAATACGTGGCATGTGGAGTGAGGCTTTTTGAGGAGAGAACATTACCATACCAGAAATGACAACACAAGTGTTAAGCTCTTTGGGAGcacttttgtttataattcCAAATATGATGAAactttaaagaaagaaagtaattaAGTTCGTACCTGATTTCTGAGAAGCAGAGAATGAAGCTTTGGCTAAGCAACTTTCAAGGTCTGGAATTGAAATGCTACTACGTGGGACTTTACGCCTCGAATTGTAAGATTGTGTAACTGCAACTGCCACCCAAAGAGGCTTGCTTGCTTGTGTGTTTTGTTGGTCATCATTGTCTACACAACACAAAATACATGAGAACTCTTTGATGTTGTTAGAAAATGAAAggaagatagaaaaaaaaaaagttgcagaCCATCAATTTTTATGAGATGCAGGTCTCCAAGATGAAGGTCTTTAAACTCGGATGCTCGGTGATAAGCAGTGGGTACAGTATTAGACAGTTTTGACAGAGCATCAAACATTCCACCACGTCCCCAGTTTCCAGAGTCATCAACACAGCTgccataaaatcaatatttggAAGTTTTAGAGGTTTGGTTTTTAGATGAACAATTGAAATGAAGTTTTACCTGAATATGATTGCTGGCTCATGAGAGACAGTTGATGGATTTGTACAGTCTCCAAAGACAAAGTTAACAGATCCTGCATCTGAGCTGGAATCAACATCATCAGGCAAAATCGGTTCTTCCACGGACAAAGACTGATAACCGTGTGCTCCCCACGTGGctaacttcttctcttctgcCTTTTTCCTGGCAGCCTCAATTCTCAGATTTCTTTCCTCAGATAAGTTCTTTCTATTTCCCAActcaataattttttcatcCTTGCTTGATCGTGCAGCTTCCTTCAATTTCTCAACCCATGAAAGGTAAGAAGCTTCATCAAGCTCGGAATCCAGACTTGCAGATGATGTATTTCCTAGCAAAGTGTCGCTCGAATTAATTTCAAACCTTCTTTCTTCCTTGTCTGGTTCAACGTTTTGACGTATTGCAACAACTTTCTCAGCAAGAGAACTTATTTCTACCATTTTCAGGTTATCAGACTCTTCATTGTGAATCTCCTCGGGATCAAACCTTTGTAAACCAAACACTAGAGACCGCAAATCaccaccatcttcttctttctcttccatgTTATCTCCCACAACATTATGACTAAGCTGCAACTTTCTCTCTGCCCTCCTCAAAATAACCTGAAACACACGCATTTAGATTTTGATAATGCTTTTTGATGACTTTGTGTTTTGAAACACTACGACAGTCACAGACCTCTTCCACAGAATGTTCAGTAACGAGGTTTATAGACAGCACATGACTGATTTGTCCAATTCGATGAGCTCGTTGCAAAGCTTGTTTATCCACCTGTGGGTTCCAGTCTTGTTCATAAAATATAACCTGCATATTCAAAAGCACTTGAATAAGCACTagaaacaaatcatatttatctTTCTCTATGCCGATGTATTCCATTTCCGCAAGAAATAAtatggaaaaacaaaagccaGAAATAACGAACAGTATCAGCAGCAACAAGATTCAAACCGACTCCCCCTGCTCTTGTAGAGATCATGAAAACAAAGGCATTGCTTCCATCAACTTCAGAATCCAATCCTCTTTCTGTTTTCGCGCTGAAATTCTTTATCGCAGCAAAACGTTCTTCAGCCCGTACTGATCCATCAAGGCGCTCATACGAATACCTACGAAGCTCCATAAAATCCTGTATTTGTTATAAGCTACATGTCAGTGTAGTCAATGATGCACAGATGttatagaacaaaaaatagCTCTATAAGAAAACCTGCAAAATGTCAAGTGTTGAGGTCATTTGGGAAAAGAGGAGGACACGATGGCCACTATCATGGAGCCTTTTGAGCAAttgatccaaaaccaaaagcttACCACTTGCCTGTCAGAACGCAATTATTAGTGaacaaaaccttttttattCAATGAAAACTTATAGCGAGGTGTTAGTGAACAATTGGGATACCTGAACAAGGTGTTCACCCTCTTCAAAAGGCTCTGGTTCGATACCTGGAAATAAGTAAGGGTGGCTACATGCTTTTCTTAGCTGTATCACCTGCTCAAGGAAATAGATAGggagataaacaaaaatcacatataTTTCACTAAACATACAATTTATGAAATAAGAGTTAAGTGATAATAAACATCAGAAACTAACTCacaatattttgtaaagaCGTATGATTTGATCCTCCAGAAGACAGTTCAAGAAGCCCTGGAAGCTCTTTCCTCAAAATGGAagtatatatcttcttttgaaGACTGACGAGCGGAACCATTCTATCATAAAAGTACAGAACAATAATCATACAATATCAATAGAGCACCCGCAAATAATTTTAGAGGAAAGGATTAGCTATACAAGGTGCAAGATTTTACACAGTTAGCTCCGTGAGAGGTGGCAGCACCAGATTTCCAGACTCAATGAGCAAAGATTTTGTACGCCTCAGCATAAAGGCACCTAAGATGAACTTCAGACTCTTATATGTTTCCTTGTCATTAGATACATCAAGACCTGTTTTAACACATAGGAAACACACAAGTTAGTTTAGAACTCTTACCTCTTCCGAATGAATATCCACACAAAAATGTCAGAGTGCTTAGCGCACTATATGGCTAGTGCCAGCGAACCTGATAGACCGTCCCCAGTCTCTTTGAATGCGGAAAGGAACTGGTCCAGTGTCCCAAAAACTAGTGGCATGCAAAAATGCATCAGAGCCCAAAGTTCGGTAAGATTGTTCTGGATAGGTGTGCCAGTAATCAAGAGACGTCGTGGAATGAGGAATTGCTCAAGTAAGACATTATACAGAACCTGTGACATAGCCAACTTGTATCTTAGATGATTTCCCAGGATAAAATGTTCATACAGCCAGGACACGTACAACCTAATTACTAGCCAGACAGTTTTTTAACTATAGAAGCCTAAAGAAGGTCTATTATGATACAGTAATACCATATGACATCTAGCAACTAAAGATCTATCATTCAGTGCACAAGTCAATGGATTGTAAAGTTAGACATAAGTGAACCATACACTGTTAGGATTCTTGAGTCTTTGAGCTTCATCAATTATAGCATATTGCCAAGgaatttgagaaagaaagtCTTGATCCACCAATGCTATGTCATATGTTGTCAGCAATACATCAAATGGTAAGAAATGTCCCTGACAACAAAATAGAAGAAGGctataaataa
It encodes the following:
- the ASG3 gene encoding SNF2 domain-containing protein / helicase domain-containing protein (SNF2 domain-containing protein / helicase domain-containing protein; FUNCTIONS IN: transcription regulator activity, helicase activity, DNA binding, ATP binding, nucleic acid binding; EXPRESSED IN: 22 plant structures; EXPRESSED DURING: 14 growth stages; CONTAINS InterPro DOMAIN/s: DEAD-like helicase, N-terminal (InterPro:IPR014001), DNA/RNA helicase, C-terminal (InterPro:IPR001650), Helicase, superfamily 1/2, ATP-binding domain (InterPro:IPR014021), SNF2-related (InterPro:IPR000330); BEST Arabidopsis thaliana protein match is: chromatin remodeling factor17 (TAIR:AT5G18620.2); Has 35333 Blast hits to 34131 proteins in 2444 species: Archae - 798; Bacteria - 22429; Metazoa - 974; Fungi - 991; Plants - 531; Viruses - 0; Other Eukaryotes - 9610 (source: NCBI BLink).), which gives rise to MSKESSPPKVPSTTMEYERRLEAAAEIILEKEAKFSNTPPDCSEFGVTATLKPHQVEGVSWLIQKYLLGVNVVLELDQMGLGKTLQAISFLSYLKFRQGLPGPFLVLCPLSVTDGWVSEINRFTPNLEVLRYVGDKYCRLDMRKSMYDHGHFLPFDVLLTTYDIALVDQDFLSQIPWQYAIIDEAQRLKNPNSVLYNVLLEQFLIPRRLLITGTPIQNNLTELWALMHFCMPLVFGTLDQFLSAFKETGDGLDVSNDKETYKSLKFILGAFMLRRTKSLLIESGNLVLPPLTELTVMVPLVSLQKKIYTSILRKELPGLLELSSGGSNHTSLQNIVIQLRKACSHPYLFPGIEPEPFEEGEHLVQASGKLLVLDQLLKRLHDSGHRVLLFSQMTSTLDILQDFMELRRYSYERLDGSVRAEERFAAIKNFSVDGSNAFVFMISTRAGGVGLNLVAADTVIFYEQDWNPQVDKQALQRAHRIGQISHVLSINLVTEHSVEEVILRRAERKLQLSHNVVGDNMEEKEEDGGDLRSLVFGLQRFDPEEIHNEESDNLKMVEISSLAEKVVAIRQNVEPDKEERRFEINSSDTLLGNTSSASLDSELDEASYLSWVEKLKEAARSSKDEKIIELGNRKNLSEERNLRIEAARKKAEEKKLATWGAHGYQSLSVEEPILPDDVDSSSDAGSVNFVFGDCTNPSTVSHEPAIIFSCVDDSGNWGRGGMFDALSKLSNTVPTAYHRASEFKDLHLGDLHLIKIDDNDDQQNTQASKPLWVAVAVTQSYNSRRKVPRSSISIPDLESCLAKASFSASQKSASLHMPRIGYQDGSDRSQWYTVERLLRKYSSIFTVKIFV
- the ASG3 gene encoding SNF2 domain-containing protein / helicase domain-containing protein, with protein sequence MSKESSPPKVPSTTMEYERRLEAAAEIILEKEAKFSNTPPDCSEFGVTATLKPHQVEGVSWLIQKYLLGVNVVLGDEMGLGKTLQAISFLSYLKFRQGLPGPFLVLCPLSVTDGWVSEINRFTPNLEVLRYVGDKYCRLDMRKSMYDHVKKSSKGHFLPFDVLLTTYDIALVDQDFLSQIPWQYAIIDEAQRLKNPNSVLYNVLLEQFLIPRRLLITGTPIQNNLTELWALMHFCMPLVFGTLDQFLSAFKETGDGLSGLDVSNDKETYKSLKFILGAFMLRRTKSLLIESGNLVLPPLTELTVMVPLVSLQKKIYTSILRKELPGLLELSSGGSNHTSLQNIVIQLRKACSHPYLFPGIEPEPFEEGEHLVQASGKLLVLDQLLKRLHDSGHRVLLFSQMTSTLDILQDFMELRRYSYERLDGSVRAEERFAAIKNFSAKTERGLDSEVDGSNAFVFMISTRAGGVGLNLVAADTVIFYEQDWNPQVDKQALQRAHRIGQISHVLSINLVTEHSVEEVILRRAERKLQLSHNVVGDNMEEKEEDGGDLRSLVFGLQRFDPEEIHNEESDNLKMVEISSLAEKVVAIRQNVEPDKEERRFEINSSDTLLGNTSSASLDSELDEASYLSWVEKLKEAARSSKDEKIIELGNRKNLSEERNLRIEAARKKAEEKKLATWGAHGYQSLSVEEPILPDDVDSSSDAGSVNFVFGDCTNPSTVSHEPAIIFSCVDDSGNWGRGGMFDALSKLSNTVPTAYHRASEFKDLHLGDLHLIKIDDNDDQQNTQASKPLWVAVAVTQSYNSRRKVPRSSISIPDLESCLAKASFSASQKSASLHMPRIGYQDGSDRSQWYTVERLLRKYSSIFTVKIFVYYYRRSP
- the ASG3 gene encoding SNF2 domain-containing protein / helicase domain-containing protein (SNF2 domain-containing protein / helicase domain-containing protein; FUNCTIONS IN: transcription regulator activity, helicase activity, DNA binding, nucleic acid binding, ATP binding; EXPRESSED IN: 22 plant structures; EXPRESSED DURING: 14 growth stages; CONTAINS InterPro DOMAIN/s: DEAD-like helicase, N-terminal (InterPro:IPR014001), DNA/RNA helicase, C-terminal (InterPro:IPR001650), Helicase, superfamily 1/2, ATP-binding domain (InterPro:IPR014021), SNF2-related (InterPro:IPR000330); BEST Arabidopsis thaliana protein match is: chromatin remodeling factor17 (TAIR:AT5G18620.2); Has 17488 Blast hits to 15031 proteins in 1958 species: Archae - 101; Bacteria - 5047; Metazoa - 3666; Fungi - 3968; Plants - 1607; Viruses - 135; Other Eukaryotes - 2964 (source: NCBI BLink).), coding for MSKESSPPKVPSTTMEYERRLEAAAEIILEKEAKFSNTPPDCSEFGVTATLKPHQVEGVSWLIQKYLLGVNVVLELDQMGLGKTLQAISFLSYLKFRQGLPGPFLVLCPLSVTDGWVSEINRFTPNLEVLRYVGDKYCRLDMRKSMYDHVKKSSKGHFLPFDVLLTTYDIALVDQDFLSQIPWQYAIIDEAQRLKNPNSVLYNVLLEQFLIPRRLLITGTPIQNNLTELWALMHFCMPLVFGTLDQFLSAFKETGDGLSGLDVSNDKETYKSLKFILGAFMLRRTKSLLIESGNLVLPPLTELTVMVPLVSLQKKIYTSILRKELPGLLELSSGGSNHTSLQNIVIQLRKACSHPYLFPGIEPEPFEEGEHLVQASGKLLVLDQLLKRLHDSGHRVLLFSQMTSTLDILQDFMELRRYSYERLDGSVRAEERFAAIKNFSAKTERGLDSEVDGSNAFVFMISTRAGGVGLNLVAADTVIFYEQDWNPQVDKQALQRAHRIGQISHVLSINLVTEHSVEEVILRRAERKLQLSHNVVGDNMEEKEEDGGDLRSLVFGLQRFDPEEIHNEESDNLKMVEISSLAEKVVAIRQNVEPDKEERRFEINSSDTLLGNTSSASLDSELDEASYLSWVEKLKEAARSSKDEKIIELGNRKNLSEERNLRIEAARKKAEEKKLATWGAHGYQSLSVEEPILPDDVDSSSDAGSVNFVFGDCTNPSTVSHEPAIIFSCVDDSGNWGRGGMFDALSKLSNTVPTAYHRASEFKDLHLGDLHLIKIDDNDDQQNTQASKPLWVAVAVTQSYNSRRKVPRSSISIPDLESCLAKASFSASQKSASLHMPRIGYQDGSDRSQWYTVERLLRKYSSIFTVKIFVYYYRRSP
- a CDS encoding alpha/beta-Hydrolases superfamily protein (alpha/beta-Hydrolases superfamily protein; FUNCTIONS IN: hydrolase activity, acting on ester bonds; INVOLVED IN: intracellular protein transport, GPI anchor metabolic process; LOCATED IN: intrinsic to endoplasmic reticulum membrane; EXPRESSED IN: 25 plant structures; EXPRESSED DURING: 15 growth stages; CONTAINS InterPro DOMAIN/s: PGAP1-like (InterPro:IPR012908); Has 180 Blast hits to 180 proteins in 62 species: Archae - 0; Bacteria - 74; Metazoa - 0; Fungi - 4; Plants - 92; Viruses - 0; Other Eukaryotes - 10 (source: NCBI BLink).), with translation MFRFDPTFLKLQKLIKMGEAGQSRDGESVTPLVGGGNGDNAVAPQVFNSLPALNEAASYITQATSYLGSCFSDYSVEYGGKDTISHPHELLRSTSGVDGNSPVSVCISPGERFSTSSEASTSDANSPSRESTEILPQATNAIVTSNRLNLNGISMFQGLIERARRTVRGSADDIGWLQRAPEMPPVEDGTDRFNKILEDIGHGVHRLPNTVVYLLVPGLFSNHGPLYFVDTKTKFSKMGLACHIAKIHSESSVEKNAREIKEYIEELCWGSNKRVLLLGHSKGGIDAAAALSLYWPELKDKVAGLVLAQSPYGGSPIATDILREGQLGDYVNLRKMMEILISKVIKGDIQALEDLTYERRKEFLKNHPLPRELPTVSFRTEASISPAVLSTLSHVAHAELPLTNQAAKLPVVMPLGAAMAACAQLLQVRYGEKSDGLVTCCDAEVPGSVVVRPKRKLDHAWMVYSSLNEVPLEADAAQVCEALLTLLVQVEQERQQKLATKID
- a CDS encoding alpha/beta-Hydrolases superfamily protein (alpha/beta-Hydrolases superfamily protein; FUNCTIONS IN: hydrolase activity, acting on ester bonds; INVOLVED IN: intracellular protein transport, GPI anchor metabolic process; LOCATED IN: intrinsic to endoplasmic reticulum membrane; EXPRESSED IN: 25 plant structures; EXPRESSED DURING: 15 growth stages; CONTAINS InterPro DOMAIN/s: PGAP1-like (InterPro:IPR012908); Has 178 Blast hits to 178 proteins in 61 species: Archae - 0; Bacteria - 72; Metazoa - 0; Fungi - 4; Plants - 92; Viruses - 0; Other Eukaryotes - 10 (source: NCBI BLink).); the protein is MFRFDPTFLKLQKLIKMGEAGQSRDGESVTPLVGGGNGDNAVAPQVFNSLPALNEAASYITQATSYLGSCFSDYSEYGGKDTISHPHELLRSTSGVDGNSPVSVCISPGERFSTSSEASTSDANSPSRESTEILPQATNAIVTSNRLNLNGISMFQGLIERARRTVRGSADDIGWLQRAPEMPPVEDGTDRFNKILEDIGHGVHRLPNTVVYLLVPGLFSNHGPLYFVDTKTKFSKMGLACHIAKIHSESSVEKNAREIKEYIEELCWGSNKRVLLLGHSKGGIDAAAALSLYWPELKDKVAGLVLAQSPYGGSPIATDILREGQLGDYVNLRKMMEILISKVIKGDIQALEDLTYERRKEFLKNHPLPRELPTVSFRTEASISPAVLSTLSHVAHAELPLTNQAAKLPVVMPLGAAMAACAQLLQVRYGEKSDGLVTCCDAEVPGSVVVRPKRKLDHAWMVYSSLNEVPLEADAAQVCEALLTLLVQVEQERQQKLATKID
- a CDS encoding alpha/beta-Hydrolases superfamily protein: MGEAGQSRDGESVTPLVGGGNGDNAVAPQVFNSLPALNEAASYITQATSYLGSCFSDYSVEYGGKDTISHPHELLRSTSGVDGNSPVSVCISPGERFSTSSEASTSDANSPSRESTEILPQATNAIVTSNRLNLNGISMFQGLIERARRTVRGSADDIGWLQRAPEMPPVEDGTDRFNKILEDIGHGVHRLPNTVVYLLVPGLFSNHGPLYFVDTKTKFSKMGLACHIAKIHSESSVEKNAREIKEYIEELCWGSNKRVLLLGHSKGGIDAAAALSLYWPELKDKVAGLVLAQSPYGGSPIATDILREGQLGDYVNLRKMMEILISKVIKGDIQALEDLTYERRKEFLKNHPLPRELPTVSFRTEASISPAVLSTLSHVAHAELPLTNQAAKLPVVMPLGAAMAACAQLLQVRYGEKSDGLVTCCDAEVPGSVVVRPKRKLDHAWMVYSSLNEVPLEADAAQVCEALLTLLVQVEQERQQKLATKID